Proteins from one Podarcis raffonei isolate rPodRaf1 chromosome 1, rPodRaf1.pri, whole genome shotgun sequence genomic window:
- the HOXD3 gene encoding homeobox protein Hox-D3, translating into MLFERAAEALATAEPTMQKAAYYDNAGLFGAYGGYSKADAYGYPPGPPQPYAQPALDTDYPGSACSLQGAAAAAIRAPPAHKSAELSGSCMRPAGGAQGGPQQPPGLAEQQQQQQQQPPPQQQAPPPALPSPSPPSSNPAHSVPAKKGKGGANASGGSAATISKQIFPWMKESRQNSKQKSSCAPAGENCEDKSPPGPASKRVRTAYTSAQLVELEKEFHFNRYLCRPRRVEMANLLNLTERQIKIWFQNRRMKYKKDQKAKGIMHSPVGQSPDRSPPLSGPNHVGYSSQLPTVNSLSYDAPSPTSFAKSQQNMYGLAAYTAPLSSCLPQQKRYPGAEYDHHAMQSNGGFANPNLQGSPVYVGGNFVDSMPASGPMFNIGHLSHPSSASVDYSCAAQIPGNHHHGPCDPHPTYTDLTSHHTSQGRIQEAPKLTHL; encoded by the exons ATGTTATTTGAGCGGGCTGCCGAGGCCTTGGCGACGGCGGAGCCCACCATGCAGAAGGCCGCCTACTACGACAACGCGGGCCTCTTCGGGGCCTACGGCGGCTACAGCAAAGCGGACGCCTACGGCTACCCGCCGGGCCCTCCTCAGCCCTACGCCCAGCCCGCCCTGGACACCGACTACCCAGGCTCGGCCTGCTCGCTCcaaggagccgccgccgccgccatccggGCGCCTCCGGCCCACAAGAGCGCCGAGCTGAGCGGCAGCTGTATGCGCCCCGCCGGAGGCGCCCAGGGAGGCCCTCAGCAGCCGCCGGGCCTAgccgagcaacagcagcagcagcagcagcaaccgccGCCTCAGCAACAGGCTCCGCCCCCCGCGCTGCCGTCGCCCTCGCCGCCCAGCAGCAACCCCGCCCACTCGGTTCCCGCCAAAAAGGGCAAAGGCGGAGCCAACGCCTCGGGCGGCTCGGCGGCCACTATTAGCAAGCAGATCTTCCCGTGGATGAAGGAGTCCCGCCAGAACTCCAAGCAGAAGAGCAGCTGCGCCCCCGCAG GAGAGAACTGCGAGGACAAAAGCCCCCCGGGCCCCGCTTCCAAGCGGGTCCGCACCGCCTATACCAGCGCGCAGCTAGTGGAGCTGGAGAAGGAGTTCCACTTCAACCGCTATCTGTGCCGCCCTCGCCGGGTGGAGATGGCCAACCTGCTGAACCTGACGGAGCGCCAGATCAAAATCTGGTTCCAGAACCGGAGGATGAAGTACAAAAAAGACCAAAAAGCGAAAGGAATTATGCACTCCCCGGTAGGGCAGTCCCCAGACCGGAGCCCGCCTTTGAGCGGGCCCAACCACGTAGGATACTCCAGCCAGCTGCCCACCGTCAACAGCTTGAGCTACGACGCCCCGTCGCCGACGTCCTTTGCCAAATCGCAGCAAAACATGTACGGGCTGGCGGCTTACACGGCGCCTCTCAGCAGCTGCTTGCCCCAGCAGAAGAGATACCCAGGCGCCGAGTACGACCATCACGCCATGCAAAGCAACGGCGGCTTCGCCAACCCCAATTTGCAGGGCAGCCCCGTCTATGTCGGAGGGAACTTCGTTGATTCCATGCCAGCCTCTGGCCCCATGTTCAACATCGGCCACCTCTCCCATCCTTCATCTGCCAGCGTGGACTACAGCTGCGCTGCTCAGATCCCAGGCAACCATCACCATGGACCCTGTGACCCCCATCCCACGTACACAGACCTCACTTCTCACCACACATCTCAGGGAAGGATTCAGGAGGCGCCCAAACTGACGCATCTGTAG